The window GGAGCCTCGGCGGTGGAGATCGCGCTGAAGATGAGCTTTCACCACTGGCGCAAGCGCGGGCATCCCGAAAAGCGCGAATTCGTCTGCCTGCGCCGCGGCTACCACGGGGAGACGCTGGGCGCGCTGGCCGTCACCGATGTGCCGGTGTTCCGCGACGCCTACGATCCGCTGCTGATGCGGGTGCACCAGGTCATGTCGCCCGATGCGCGGCAGGCGCAGCCGGGCGAGTCGGCCGCCGGCGTGGCCAACCGCGCCGCCGCCGAACTGGAGGCCCTCTTCGCGTCGCGCCACGCGCACATCGCGGCGCTGATCGTCGAACCGCTGGTGCAATGCGCCTCGGGCATGGCCATGCACGACACGGCCTACCTGCGGCGGGTACGCACCTTGTGCGACCGCTACGGCGTGAGCCTCATCGCCGACGAGATCGCCGTCGGCTGTGGCCGCACCGGCAGCTTCTTCGCCTGCGAGCAGGCCGGTATCTGGCCCGACTTCCTGTGTCTGTCCAAGGGCATCAGTGGCGGCGTGTTGCCGCTGTCGCTGGTGATGACGCGCGACACGGTGTACGCGGCCTTCCTGGCCGAGGACGTGGCACACGGCTTCCTGCATTCCCACTCGTACACCGGCAACGCCATGGCCTGCCGCGCGGCGCTGGCGGTGCTCGACCGCTTCGTGGAGGACGACGTGCTGCGGCGCAATGCGCACCGCGCCGCGGCCCTGAGCGCAGCGCTGGCACCGTTGCGCGCGGACCCGCGGGTCCGCCATTTCCGCCAGCACGGAATGATCTGGGCTTTCGACGTGCGCGCGGACTGGGCAGGCGAACGCTTCGCCGAACGCTTCCACCACGCCGGGCGCGAACGCGAACTGCTGATCCGCCCGATCGGGCACACCGTCTACCTGATGCCGCCCTATCTGCTCGACGACACGCTGGCGCAGTGGCTGGCGGGGCGGGTGATGCAGACCCTCGATGCCGTGGCCCACAAGGAGAACACCCATGCTGATCCAACACCTGAGCCGGCGACTGCGTGAGCTGGACACCCAGAGCCTGCGCCGGCAGCGGCGCATCGCGCAATCACCCTGCGCGCCCCACCGGCAGACGGGCGCCGCGCATGCGCCGGCCCGTCCCATGCTGTCCTTCTGCAGCAACGACTATCTCGGCTTGGCCAATCACCCGGCGCTGGTCGACGCGCTGGCCGAAGGCGCGCGCCGCTTCGGCGCGGGCAGCGGCGCCTCGCACCTGGTCAGCGGCCACTCGCTCGCGCATGAGCAGATGGAAGAAGCGCTGGCCGGCTGGCTGTCGCCCCACATCCCCGGGGCCCGCACGCTGAGCTTCGCCACCGGCTACCTGGCCAATCTGGCGCTGCTCACCGCGCTGGGCGACGGCCAGGCCTCGATCTTCGCGGACAAGCTCAACCACGCTTCGCTGATCGATGGAGCCCTGCTCGCCAAGGCGTCGCTGCAGCGCTACCCGCATGGCCGGCTCGACCTTTTGGCAGGCCAGCTGGCGCAGTGCCGCACGCCGATCAAGCTGATCGTGACGGACGCGGTGTTCAGCATGGATGGCGACCTGGCCGACCTGCCGGAACTGCTGGCGCT of the Rhodoferax koreense genome contains:
- the bioA gene encoding adenosylmethionine--8-amino-7-oxononanoate transaminase, which translates into the protein MPGADPEGANAGWQRRSLRSVWHPCTQMQRAAALPPLPIARGEGPWLFDHERRRYFDATSSWWVNLFGHADARINAALKDQLDRLPHVMLAGCTHAPAVELAERLSALTGGVLGHCFFASDGASAVEIALKMSFHHWRKRGHPEKREFVCLRRGYHGETLGALAVTDVPVFRDAYDPLLMRVHQVMSPDARQAQPGESAAGVANRAAAELEALFASRHAHIAALIVEPLVQCASGMAMHDTAYLRRVRTLCDRYGVSLIADEIAVGCGRTGSFFACEQAGIWPDFLCLSKGISGGVLPLSLVMTRDTVYAAFLAEDVAHGFLHSHSYTGNAMACRAALAVLDRFVEDDVLRRNAHRAAALSAALAPLRADPRVRHFRQHGMIWAFDVRADWAGERFAERFHHAGRERELLIRPIGHTVYLMPPYLLDDTLAQWLAGRVMQTLDAVAHKENTHADPTPEPATA